The proteins below come from a single Deltaproteobacteria bacterium PRO3 genomic window:
- the gspN gene encoding type II secretion system protein GspN: protein MKNSKFRMLVYVGAGLFFFLFWLVWVFPTDALKSRILTEIENQTQGRYKFDVGSLDVSIFGSVTFNNLKVSEGVGEGEKVLLKTPKLKLSFSPFALASMAKSPNLDFYLKGSKGDLEGNFQQDGDELRLTASFDQFPISDLGVIGAKAKLDLSGTVDGDIDLQLNRADAAKNSGKIDLSLINLTMGPKRVSIDPSSPEASMEIPEIKLSGGKDSGIRGEVNKENLELNSIKLQGGDLDLDLSGRVVLQGAKAGDYRLALQGGFSIAEALAKALPFLFIIEQQKNPQGVYPLNITGRLGKPSIRIGTFQLPI, encoded by the coding sequence GTGAAAAACTCCAAGTTTCGCATGCTCGTCTACGTCGGGGCCGGCCTGTTCTTCTTTCTGTTCTGGCTGGTCTGGGTCTTCCCCACCGACGCACTCAAGTCCCGCATCCTCACCGAGATCGAAAACCAGACGCAGGGCCGCTACAAGTTCGACGTCGGCTCGCTCGACGTCAGCATCTTCGGCAGCGTCACCTTTAACAATCTGAAGGTCTCCGAGGGCGTGGGGGAGGGCGAGAAGGTCCTGCTCAAGACCCCCAAGCTCAAGCTGAGTTTTTCGCCCTTCGCCTTGGCCAGCATGGCGAAGAGTCCCAACCTCGACTTCTACCTGAAGGGCAGTAAGGGCGATCTGGAAGGCAATTTCCAACAGGACGGCGACGAACTGCGCCTGACCGCTAGCTTCGACCAGTTTCCGATCTCGGACTTGGGCGTCATCGGCGCCAAGGCCAAGCTGGACTTAAGCGGCACCGTGGACGGCGACATCGACCTGCAGTTGAACCGCGCCGATGCGGCCAAAAACTCCGGCAAGATAGACCTCTCCCTGATCAACCTGACGATGGGACCGAAGCGGGTCTCGATCGACCCCAGCTCGCCCGAGGCCTCGATGGAGATTCCCGAGATCAAGCTGAGCGGCGGCAAGGACTCCGGGATCCGAGGCGAGGTGAATAAAGAAAACCTCGAGCTCAACTCCATCAAGCTGCAGGGCGGGGACCTCGATCTCGACTTGAGCGGCCGCGTGGTCTTGCAGGGCGCCAAGGCCGGGGATTACCGGCTCGCCCTCCAGGGCGGCTTTTCCATCGCCGAGGCCCTAGCCAAGGCCTTGCCCTTCCTCTTCATCATCGAGCAGCAGAAGAATCCCCAGGGCGTCTATCCCCTCAACATCACTGGAAGGTTGGGGAAACCCAGCATCCGCATCGGCACCTTTCAGTTGCCGATCTAA